The proteins below come from a single Gossypium raimondii isolate GPD5lz chromosome 2, ASM2569854v1, whole genome shotgun sequence genomic window:
- the LOC105788647 gene encoding KH domain-containing protein At1g09660/At1g09670-like, translated as MLLHLLFIDCLPIFNMWEEKLKDKPGFEHLNEPLHVLVEAELPKDVINSRLDYVVAILENLLKPVDESLDNYKKQQFRELALLNGTLREESPRMSPTMSPSMSPFNGTGMKRANYFSQKPLI; from the exons ATGTTGCTTCACTTGTTATTCATTGACTGCTTACCCATTTTTAACATGTGGGAAGAGAAACTAAAAGATAAACCTGGATTCGAACACCTTAATGAGCCATTGCATGTGTTGGTGGAGGCTGAACTTCCCAAAGATGTGATAAATTCTCGTTTGGACTACGTTGTTGCCATACTAGAAAATCTTCTGAAACCTGTG GATGAATCTTTGGATAACTATAAGAAACAACAGTTTAGGGAGTTGGCTTTACTAAATGGTACATTAAGGGAAGAGAGTCCGAGAATGAGCCCGACTATGAGCCCTAGTATGTCACCCTTTAACGGTACTGGAATGAAACGAGCCAATTATTTTAGCCAAAAACCTCTAATATAG
- the LOC105789666 gene encoding uncharacterized protein LOC105789666, translating into MKVEESVKLLNMMGERILPGSYFQYPPPGFPSVSPHRPSSIPTDLERVYIRGKGSVKDSVKEEKLKDKPGFEHLNEPLHVLVEAELPKDVINSQAKVLSRILLRCLKEFGFVVWGLKGLSSRRVKPKVTFKSRCLKCFWRIIDQIILSSPPNVLSPLPVPQTFFSLCWFFGVVYPIFFPIFGFQSSFLIFVPLPQSQSVDVFPKKALESLRDIKDIGAVLLELSKEFNIDRFLAIQLEALVDQSSYDDSYHLALISVIDSVPLRNLVDPIVSKILLTCMKLSERDGKLVSSESITWAKNVLATINKNYPSQFHGAAHEFLEDAKVQSKKEDTVCEFLSKILDGNLNLSIAFSESKIWFASHHPKRYISA; encoded by the exons ATGAAGGTTGAAGAATCAGTGAAGCTGTTGAATATGATGGGAGAAAGAATCTTACCAGGGAGTTATTTTCAATACCCTCCACCTGGTTTTCCTTCTGTTTCTCCTCATAGACCTTCATCTATTCCTACAGATCTTGAAAG GGTGTACATAAGAGGCAAAGGTTCTGTCAAGGATTCTGTTAAG GAAGAGAAACTAAAAGATAAACCTGGATTCGAACACCTTAATGAGCCATTGCATGTGTTGGTGGAGGCTGAACTTCCCAAAGATGTGATAAATTCTC AGGCAAAGGTTCTGTCAAGGATTCTGTTAAG ATGCTTGAAAGAATTTGGTTTTGTGGTGTGGGGGTTGAAGGGCTTGAGTAGTAGAAGAGTCAAACCAAAAGTTACTTTCAAGTCGAGATG CCTCAAGTGCTTTTGGAGGATAATTGACCAAATTATCCTGTCTTCTCCCCCAAATGTTCTTTCCCCTCTGCCGGTTCCCCAAACGTTCTTTTCCCTCTGCTGGTTTTTTGGAGTTGTATACCCAATTTTTTTCCCCATTTTCGGCTTTCAAAGCTCTTTCCTAATCTTTGTTCCTCTTCCGCAG TCACAGTCTGTTGATGTATTCCCAAAGAAGGCTTTGGAAAGTTTGAGGGATATCAA GGATATTGGTGCTGTTCTTCTGGAACTATCCAAGGAATTTAACATCGATAGATTCCTTGCCATACAGTTGGAAGCTCTGGTTGATCAAAG TTCTTATGATGACTCATATCATCTTGCTTTAATATCAGTAATAGATTCAGTTCCTCTGAGGAATTTAGTGGATCCTATTGTCTCGAAGATTCTACTAACCTGCATGAAATTATCTGAGAGGGATGGAAAATTGGTATCTTCTGAATCAA tAACCTGGGCCAAGAATGTTTTAGCTACTATTAATAAGAATTATCCATCGCAATTTCATGGAGCTGCTCACGAGTTCCTAGAG GATGCCAAAGTACAATCCAAGAAAGAAGACACTGTGTGTGAGTTCTTGAGTAAAATATTGGACgggaatttaaatttatcaatagcCTTCTCAGAGTCCAAAATCTGGTTTGCATCACACCATCCTAAG CGTTACATTTCAGCATGA
- the LOC105788645 gene encoding chromophore lyase CRL, chloroplastic, whose product MAKGSESGSESDPNGWSRARGLVVKTLALIGGAFLLKRLTKSTTRWDHAKIVARSLSGEKFSREQASRDPDNYFNFRILTCPATEMVDGSKVLYFEQAFWRTPQKPFRQRFLMVKPCPKDLKCDVEVSSYAIRDVEDYKNFCDRPRDQRPLPEEVIGDIAEPLTTIYLNRCERGKRCLYEGSTPPGGFPNSWNGATHFTSELMVLKNNEIRTWDRGYDDEGNQVWGVKEGPYEFKLAPASSFNGMFSPLNFPLSQPLEKKIEGSFVLQE is encoded by the exons ATGGCAAAAGGTTCGGAGTCGGGGTCGGAATCGGACCCTAATGGATGGAGCCGAGCTCGAGGTTTGGTAGTGAAGACCTTGGCTCTAATTGGCGGCGCCTTTTTGCTCAAGAGGTTGACCAAATCCACCACTCGTTGGGACCATGCTAAAATCGTTGCCCGTTCTCTTAGCGGTGAAAAG TTCTCGAGGGAGCAAGCCTCTAGAGACCCAGATAATTACTTCAATTTCAG AATACTTACTTGCCCTGCAACAGAGATGGTGGATGGTTCAAAGGTTTTATATTTTGAACAG GCGTTTTGGAGGACTCCTCAGAAACCCTTTCGGCAG AGGTTTCTCATGGTGAAGCCTTGTCCAAAAGATCTGAAATGCGATGTTGAG gtaagttcatatgcgATTAGAGATGTGGAGGACTACAAGAATTTCTGTGACCGCCCAAGGGATCAACGTCCGCTACCTGAAGAAGTTATTGGT GATATTGCAGAACCTCTGACAACTATATACCTTAATCGCTGTGAGAGGGGGAAACGCTGTTTATACGAAGGTTCAACTCCACCAGGTGGCTTCCCAAATTCATGG AATGGAGCAACACACTTTACTTCCGAACTTATGGTTTTGAAGAACAACGAAATACGTACCTGGGATAGGGGCTATGATGATGAAGGAAATCAG GTGTGGGGAGTGAAGGAAGGTCCTTATGAGTTCAAGCTTGCACCTGCTTCTAGTTTCAATGGTATGTTTTCGCCTCTGAATTTTCCTCTATCGCAGCCCCTGGAGAAAAA